A portion of the Oncorhynchus masou masou isolate Uvic2021 unplaced genomic scaffold, UVic_Omas_1.1 unplaced_scaffold_1319, whole genome shotgun sequence genome contains these proteins:
- the LOC135530295 gene encoding uromodulin-like, with translation MLSSGVLMVLLFFKHVTADSSGTVVTSCEACHDQATCLDSPVERGRGDAFQTWSVTCTCQDGFVGDGITCYDLEFCAKGSCCRQGYGWSSELGCVDVDECSLPDQPCSSPQVCENTPGSFNCLVPPEDDLHSSPGDSRSVQFQCSGRRCPVGEDCISVGGSSLCADPCLHYSVLNDDWRSTTNHAAANGYHCDSSVNWQGWYRLFLGNTSVQMPERCVEKYMCGTEIPLWLPLAHPQLLDGVVQRSVCGHYYYDCCYWRQNPIHVKACYGNYYVYKFVPTTTCNMAYCADVNTTVCSTCGVFDACVRDNVTNWRCERKAPELVCGRSLLKVGLPNVYLEAAGLDASSAHLADGRCSAHEDRNGSVWYQVERREGHCGNTLETNTTHAVYSNSLLVYPVDGRNGSRPFGFPFSCVYPLETESSLDVAIRPLPLTGHKVVRVGAKAKASMSLYRDSNYTQPYPAGQPITLIVGSSLHVGVSVEESEAERFVVVLEDCYSTESPSPDNLPRTYMIQDRCPTNRTQVTVEESGSSLRASFSALLQGEYRYVFLHCSLSLCDQGSSSCTPVCSRRRSRSVSKSIRLKPLTIGPITWAQSLE, from the exons GTACGGTTGTTACCAGTTGTGAGGCGTGTCATGACCAAGCCACCTGCCTAGACTCACCTGTGGAACGTGGGAGGGGAGATGCTTTCCAAACCTGGTCCGTCACTTGCACCTGTCAAGATGGCTTCGTTGGCGACGGCATCACCTGCTACGACCTTGAGTTCTGCGCTAAAGGCTCCTGCTGTCGTCAAGGTTACGGCTGGTCCTCGGAGCTGGGCTGTGTGGACGTTGACGAGTGTTCCCTCCCAGACCAACCCTGCAGCTCTCCTCAGGTCTGTGAGAACACCCCCGGATCCTTCAACTGCCTGGTGCCTCCTGAAGACGACCTCCACTCCAGTCCTGGCGACTCCCGTTCAGTACAGTTTCAGTGCAGCGGGAGACGGTGTCCAGTGGGAGAGGACTGTATCAGTGTTGGTGGATCGTCCCTCTGTGCAGACCCCTGCCTGCACTACTCTGTACTGAATGACGACTGGCGTTCCACCACCAACCACGCTGCAGCTAACGGCTACCACTGTGACTCGTCTGTCAACTGGCAGGGCTGGTATCGCCTGTTCCTGGGGAACACCAGTGTTCAgatgccagagaggtgtgtggagAAATACATGTGTGGGACGGAGATCCCCTTGTGGCTTCCATTAGCTCATCCCCAGCTGTTAGACGGGGTGGTTCAGAGGAGCGTCTGTGgacactattattatgactgcTGCTACTGGAGGCAAAATCCCATCCATGTCAAAGCCTGCTATGGAAACTACTATGTCTACAAGTTTGTCCCTACAACAACATGCAACATGGCCTACTGTGCAG ATGTCAACACCACGGTGTGTTCCACATGTGGAGTGTTTGATGCCTGTGTGAGAGACAATGTGACCAACTGGAGATGTGAGAGGAAAG CTCCAGAGCTGGTGTGTGGGCGGAGCCTCCTGAAGGTGGGCCTTCCAAATGTTTACCTGGAGGCTGCTGGTCTGGATGCTTCCTCTGCCCACCTGGCTGACGGACGCTGCTCCGCCCACGAGGATCGTAACGGCTCAGTGTGGTACCAGGTGGAGCGACGGGAGGGCCACTGTGGAAACACTCTGGAG ACAAACACCACCCATGCTGTCTACTCCAACAGCTTATTAGTTTATCCAGTAGATGGGAGGAACGGCTCCCGACCCTTCGGCTTTCCCTTCTCCTGTGTCTATCCTCTGGAGACAGAGAGCAGTCTGGATGTGGCCATCAGACCTCTCCCACT AACTGGTCATAAAGTCGTCCGAGTCGGTGCCAAGGCCAAGGCCTCCATGTCTCTGTACCGCGACTCCAACTACACACAGCCTTACCCAGCTGGTCAGCCAATCACCCTGATTGTGGGTTCCTCCCTGCACGTGGGCGTGTCCGTAGAGGAGTCCGAGGCAGAacgttttgttgttgttctggaagACTGCTACTCCACGGAATCACCCAGCCCTGATAATCTCCCACGGACCTACATGATTCAGGACAG GTGTCCTACAAATCGTACCCAGGTGACAGTGGAGGAAAGTGGCTCGTCCCTCAGGGCTTCGTTCTCTGCTCTACTGCAGGGGGAATACCGCTACGTCTTCCTGCACTGCAGCCTCAGCCTGTGTGACCAGGGGAGCTCCTCCTGCACTCCA gtgtGTTCCAGGAGGAGATCCCGCTCTGTGTCCAAGTCCATCCGCCTCAAGCCGCTCACCATCGGGCCAATCACCT GGGCCCAGAGTCTGGAGTGA